A stretch of Lathyrus oleraceus cultivar Zhongwan6 chromosome 6, CAAS_Psat_ZW6_1.0, whole genome shotgun sequence DNA encodes these proteins:
- the LOC127096139 gene encoding eukaryotic translation initiation factor 4 gamma-like, which produces MLNETTSPSSSSSLESPPYYNISTDTEHSDHSSPTLAQLHTRTLASQQPPQPTPEPEVTSSPTEQPNPTTSDPQPSETTHAETQPNNSGTHPPNTSAEPQTPTLNLSPPTSPALASEPENTKPTLEEAIMLFAGGLSEQVRNEFIRDAELRLQERLAREAKERARKEAEEKARQEEMQRIKEAKAKALADAAEDEAKAAVEGEARIAEESANRIFAEENLETSFHGGFGKNF; this is translated from the exons ATGCTGAACGAAACCacttcaccatcttcatcttcttctctaGAATCACCCCCCTACTACAACATTTCCACAGATACAGAACACTCTGACCATTCATCTCCCACTCTGGCCCAACTCCATACTCGAACTCTAGCCTCTCAACAGCCACCACAACCCACACCTGAACCAGAAGTCACTTCAtcacccacagaacaaccaaaccCAACAACATCTGACCCTCAACCTTCTGAAACTACTCACGCTGAAACTCAACCAAACAACTCTGGCACACACCCACCAAACACatccgctgaaccacaaactcccacactcaacctaagccctccTACTTCTCCAGCCCTAGCCTCTGAACCTGAAAACACCAAGCCAACCCTTGAGGAAGCAATAATGTTGTTTGCAGGAG gcctctctgagcaagtccgAAACGAattcatcagagatgctgagcTAAGACTCCAGGAGCGCCTAGCCAGAGAAGCTAAGGAGCGAGCTCgaaaggaagcagaagagaaagccAGGCAAGAAGAAATGCAAAGAATTAAGGAAGCTAAAGCTAAAGCTCTCGCCGATGCTGCTGAAGATGAAGCCAAAGCTGCCGTTGAAGGTGAAGCTCGTATTGCTGAAGAGTCTGCCAACAGG ATATTTGCAGAAGAGAATCTAGAAACATCATTTCATGGAGGCTtcggtaagaacttctga